A window of the Chitinispirillales bacterium ANBcel5 genome harbors these coding sequences:
- a CDS encoding GTP-binding protein: MNTREQMNIVVVGHVDHGKSTVIGRLLADTNSLPKGKLDQVKATCERNARPFEYAFLLDALKDEQAQGITIDTARCFFKTKKRDYIIIDAPGHVEFLKNMVSGAARAEAALLVIDAHEGIKENSKRHGYLISMLGIKQLVVLVNKMDLVDHSEDVYWKIVKEYSRFLEQLGVKPIAFVPVSARDGDNIASVSSKAPWYNELTVLEHIDSFRKQEETIEKPFRMPVQDVYKFTESGDDRRIVAGAIETGKVSVGDSVVFRPSGKKSSVVSIEEFNVPKKTEISYGYAAGFTLSDELYLPRGEVMCRDNEKQPFVGTRFKANIFWMGRNPMVLNRKYKLKVASARVNVRLVEVLSGIDATDLSSIKGKQQIDRHDVAECVFETTRPIAFDLINDIESLGRFVIVDNYDIAGGGIITSALEDNESALKDHVRRREIHWDKGLVTEQDRTKLFGHKSKFVVITGSEMAGPVAKLLERRLVDSRRAAYYLGPSSLVDGLDSDVNEEHEQREEQIRRLGELARILTDVGTIFITALPDADFYDLEVMAKLTAPHEFLHVPLKEEDTVAEKSTRESQVTDSILNKLIKQEIIEDYVI; encoded by the coding sequence ATGAATACACGCGAACAGATGAACATTGTGGTAGTAGGACATGTCGATCATGGAAAAAGCACCGTAATAGGAAGATTGCTTGCAGATACCAACTCACTCCCAAAAGGGAAACTTGACCAGGTCAAGGCAACATGTGAGAGAAATGCACGCCCGTTTGAGTATGCATTCTTGCTTGATGCACTTAAAGATGAGCAGGCACAGGGCATTACTATCGATACTGCACGTTGCTTCTTTAAAACGAAAAAACGAGACTATATAATTATTGATGCTCCGGGGCACGTGGAGTTTCTCAAAAATATGGTCAGTGGGGCAGCAAGAGCTGAAGCTGCTCTGCTTGTAATTGATGCACATGAGGGGATAAAAGAAAACTCAAAAAGACACGGGTATCTTATCTCCATGCTTGGGATAAAACAGTTGGTTGTACTTGTAAATAAAATGGATCTCGTGGACCATAGTGAAGATGTTTACTGGAAAATAGTTAAAGAGTATAGTAGGTTCTTAGAACAATTGGGGGTTAAGCCAATTGCGTTTGTTCCGGTTAGTGCTCGCGATGGAGACAACATTGCATCTGTTTCATCAAAAGCTCCCTGGTATAATGAGTTAACTGTTCTTGAGCATATCGACTCTTTCAGGAAACAGGAGGAGACGATAGAGAAGCCTTTCAGGATGCCTGTACAGGATGTCTATAAATTTACCGAATCGGGTGATGACAGAAGAATTGTTGCCGGGGCAATCGAAACCGGAAAAGTTTCCGTGGGAGATTCGGTGGTTTTCAGGCCCTCCGGAAAGAAGTCATCTGTCGTTTCTATTGAAGAATTCAATGTGCCAAAAAAGACAGAAATATCCTACGGGTATGCTGCTGGCTTTACATTGAGCGACGAACTGTATTTGCCTCGCGGAGAGGTAATGTGCCGGGATAACGAAAAGCAGCCCTTTGTTGGCACCAGATTCAAAGCAAACATATTCTGGATGGGCAGAAATCCCATGGTTTTGAACAGAAAATATAAGCTCAAAGTCGCCTCAGCCAGGGTAAATGTGAGGCTTGTGGAGGTGTTGTCAGGAATCGACGCTACCGACCTGAGCTCTATAAAAGGCAAACAGCAGATTGACCGTCATGATGTTGCAGAGTGCGTATTTGAAACCACGCGACCTATAGCGTTTGATCTGATAAATGATATTGAGTCTCTGGGGCGCTTTGTAATTGTCGATAATTATGATATAGCTGGCGGAGGGATTATAACTTCAGCATTGGAGGACAACGAATCTGCACTTAAGGATCATGTAAGAAGGCGTGAAATTCATTGGGACAAAGGACTGGTAACAGAGCAGGACAGAACTAAACTTTTTGGCCACAAATCCAAATTTGTCGTTATTACCGGCTCTGAAATGGCTGGGCCAGTGGCCAAGCTTCTTGAACGCAGGCTTGTCGATTCCCGCAGAGCTGCTTATTACCTTGGGCCATCAAGCCTTGTCGATGGCCTGGATTCAGATGTTAATGAGGAGCATGAACAGAGGGAGGAGCAGATTAGACGCCTTGGTGAGCTGGCCCGCATTCTGACCGATGTGGGTACGATTTTTATAACTGCCCTGCCCGATGCCGACTTCTACGACTTGGAGGTAATGGCTAAGTTAACCGCTCCTCATGAGTTTTTACACGTTCCTCTTAAAGAGGAGGACACTGTTGCAGAAAAATCTACCCGGGAATCCCAGGTGACAGATTCGATACTTAATAAACTCATAAAGCAGGAGATAATTGAGGATTATGTGATTTAG
- the cysD gene encoding sulfate adenylyltransferase subunit 2, producing the protein MDHLEKLEAKSVYIFREAYKEFKNLCMLWSVGKDSTVLLWLARKAFFGHVPFPLVHIDTSYKIPEMIEYRDNLARKFKLNMVYGQNTEALKNKQTYPLGTTSRIACCKALKTEALKHTLAGDWTRYRMNHSTGEYEEDTNKEPYTGVIAGVRADEEGSRSKERYFSPRDRENEWDVADQPPELWNQFKTDFAPGTHLRIHPLLDWTELNIWEYIERENIPTVSLYFNQGNGTRYRSLGCGPCTAPVKSEARTVKEIIEELRSGKFSNIAERSGREQDKEDGGGLETLRRDGYM; encoded by the coding sequence ATGGATCACCTTGAAAAACTTGAAGCTAAAAGCGTTTATATCTTTCGGGAAGCCTATAAAGAATTCAAAAATCTTTGTATGCTGTGGTCTGTTGGAAAAGACAGCACAGTTTTACTATGGCTTGCCAGAAAGGCTTTCTTTGGCCACGTTCCTTTTCCCCTTGTACATATAGATACAAGCTACAAAATTCCTGAAATGATAGAGTACAGGGATAATTTGGCGAGAAAATTTAAATTGAACATGGTTTATGGACAAAATACAGAGGCGTTAAAGAACAAGCAAACCTATCCCCTGGGAACAACAAGCAGAATCGCTTGCTGCAAGGCGCTTAAAACAGAAGCATTAAAACACACTCTTGCCGGTGACTGGACCCGATACAGAATGAATCATTCAACAGGTGAATACGAAGAGGACACCAATAAGGAGCCTTACACTGGTGTTATTGCCGGGGTTCGGGCAGATGAAGAGGGGAGTCGCTCCAAAGAAAGGTATTTTTCTCCACGGGACAGAGAAAATGAGTGGGATGTCGCTGACCAACCACCTGAGCTTTGGAATCAGTTTAAAACTGACTTCGCACCCGGGACTCATCTGCGTATCCACCCTCTTCTTGATTGGACAGAATTAAATATTTGGGAGTACATTGAGAGGGAAAATATTCCTACAGTTTCGCTTTACTTTAACCAGGGTAATGGAACTCGTTATCGTTCACTTGGTTGTGGTCCCTGTACCGCACCGGTAAAAAGTGAAGCCCGTACTGTTAAGGAAATCATTGAAGAGCTTAGATCCGGAAAGTTTTCCAACATAGCAGAGCGTTCCGGACGCGAACAGGATAAGGAAGATGGCGGAGGGCTTGAAACACTTCGTAGAGATGGGTACATGTAA
- the cysK gene encoding cysteine synthase A: MVKPIEKAASETRDGKKDEVFHLIGDTPFYKLKKITGSSIADIHVKLEFFNPGGSIKDRIALSMVESAEQQGKLQKGSTVIEASSGNTGIALSFICASKEYRCIITMPESMSLERINILKSYGAEVVLTPAHKGMVGAIEKAKELSKKIKNSVIMHQFQNPANPAVHEKYTSQEIVSALDGKIDAFVSGVGTGGTITGVGRVLKKINPEIKIVAVEPESCAVISGKKPGPHKIQGIGSGFIPQILDLSVIDEVITVKDDETFRMTREIAQKEALFVGMSSGANLLAALEVAKRIGKGKNVVTLFPDTGERYLSTAQYYTV; this comes from the coding sequence ATGGTTAAACCGATAGAGAAAGCAGCGAGTGAAACACGTGATGGTAAAAAGGATGAGGTTTTTCATTTAATTGGTGACACCCCTTTTTACAAACTAAAAAAAATCACCGGGTCTTCTATTGCTGATATTCATGTAAAACTTGAATTTTTTAACCCTGGTGGCAGTATTAAAGATCGTATTGCATTATCCATGGTTGAAAGCGCAGAGCAGCAGGGAAAGCTTCAAAAAGGTTCTACTGTCATTGAAGCAAGTTCTGGGAATACAGGTATAGCACTTTCATTCATTTGTGCATCAAAAGAATATCGTTGCATTATCACTATGCCAGAATCGATGAGTTTAGAGAGAATTAATATTCTCAAATCGTATGGTGCTGAGGTAGTATTAACACCAGCGCATAAAGGAATGGTTGGGGCAATAGAGAAAGCAAAGGAGCTTTCAAAAAAGATAAAAAATTCAGTAATTATGCATCAGTTCCAGAACCCTGCAAATCCTGCAGTGCACGAAAAATATACTTCACAGGAAATTGTAAGTGCCCTTGATGGCAAAATTGATGCGTTTGTGAGTGGGGTTGGAACAGGCGGTACAATCACTGGTGTTGGCAGAGTGCTAAAAAAAATCAATCCAGAGATTAAAATCGTTGCAGTTGAGCCCGAAAGCTGTGCTGTTATAAGTGGTAAAAAACCTGGTCCCCATAAAATTCAGGGGATTGGATCAGGGTTTATACCCCAAATACTTGATCTGAGTGTTATCGATGAGGTAATAACGGTAAAGGATGATGAGACTTTTAGAATGACAAGAGAAATTGCACAAAAAGAAGCACTATTTGTTGGGATGTCTTCAGGCGCAAATCTTTTAGCTGCTTTAGAAGTCGCTAAAAGGATTGGAAAAGGAAAAAATGTGGTAACTCTTTTTCCCGACACCGGTGAGAGATATCTTAGTACAGCGCAGTACTATACGGTTTGA
- a CDS encoding inorganic phosphate transporter gives MGLTLVYFSISVFLAINMGASGFSIAFTPSYGSGIIKRNKAVALFFGFVVLGAVLVGPRVVETLSTRLVDQITNPVSGVVILSSAVITMFAANILKVPQSTSFIMVSAFIGAGLYYENVNYQKLLEIVIFAIVFSALSFIATYIIIKRFYPLTSKNMHLHEKVCSNNKLIKKLILFTDCYSGFAIGTNNVANVIAPIFIIGTALNVPFLFVLFSLMFGIGALTMGKGNIDTLSKNIIPLGEISASIISLVTSNFVIIASMLGLPAPYVQFTTFSVLAICMVKDGFRQTSGKKIVLRIFSVWLIVPVVAVVISWSLHHLLIR, from the coding sequence GTGGGGCTTACTTTAGTCTACTTTTCAATTTCTGTTTTTCTTGCTATAAATATGGGGGCAAGCGGATTTTCAATCGCTTTTACACCTTCATATGGCTCCGGTATTATAAAAAGGAATAAGGCTGTAGCGCTTTTTTTCGGTTTTGTTGTATTGGGTGCTGTTCTTGTAGGGCCAAGAGTTGTGGAAACATTGAGCACAAGGCTGGTAGATCAAATCACCAACCCGGTGTCTGGTGTAGTGATACTTTCAAGCGCTGTAATCACGATGTTTGCTGCAAATATATTAAAAGTTCCACAATCAACAAGCTTTATTATGGTCAGTGCTTTTATCGGGGCTGGTTTGTATTATGAAAATGTTAATTACCAAAAGTTACTCGAAATTGTGATTTTTGCGATTGTATTTTCAGCATTATCATTCATCGCCACCTATATAATAATAAAACGATTTTATCCTCTGACCAGTAAAAATATGCATTTGCATGAAAAGGTTTGTTCAAATAACAAACTTATAAAAAAATTAATACTTTTTACCGATTGTTATTCAGGTTTTGCAATTGGAACAAACAATGTGGCAAATGTGATCGCACCGATATTTATCATTGGAACGGCTTTAAATGTACCATTTCTTTTTGTGTTATTTTCATTAATGTTTGGTATTGGAGCCCTAACCATGGGTAAGGGAAATATTGATACTCTTTCTAAAAACATTATACCCTTGGGTGAGATCTCTGCTAGTATCATATCCTTAGTAACATCAAATTTTGTTATTATAGCATCTATGCTTGGTCTTCCCGCGCCCTATGTGCAATTTACTACCTTTTCTGTACTTGCAATATGTATGGTAAAAGACGGATTCAGGCAAACATCGGGAAAAAAAATAGTTTTAAGAATCTTTTCAGTGTGGCTTATTGTACCTGTTGTTGCTGTTGTAATCAGCTGGTCTCTTCACCACCTTTTAATACGATGA
- a CDS encoding phosphoadenylyl-sulfate reductase has protein sequence MQITKENIDELRSKLVNKTAQEVVSQVLNEFTSQKVVLASSLSVEDQVLTHMLLAHSREARIFTLDTGRLFEETYATMGRSMERYGFRYETYAPECSELEELINEYGPNPFYKSVELRKRCCEVRKLKPLARVLSTADVWICGLRREQAVTRSAIDVVEWDSNHGLIKINPLYEWTESDVWEYVRQNDIPYSSLQDKGFRSIGCAPCTRAIDSTDDIRAGRWWWEEPEHKECGLHKRGK, from the coding sequence ATGCAGATCACAAAAGAAAATATAGATGAGTTGAGATCAAAGCTAGTAAACAAAACCGCTCAGGAAGTAGTTAGTCAGGTTTTGAATGAATTTACATCTCAAAAAGTTGTGCTTGCTTCAAGTTTGAGTGTTGAGGATCAGGTATTGACTCATATGCTTCTTGCTCACAGCAGGGAAGCAAGAATATTTACTCTGGATACCGGAAGACTTTTTGAGGAAACCTATGCTACGATGGGGCGTTCAATGGAGAGGTATGGGTTCAGGTACGAAACCTATGCCCCTGAATGCAGTGAACTCGAAGAGCTGATAAATGAGTATGGGCCAAATCCTTTTTACAAAAGTGTGGAGCTTCGCAAAAGATGTTGTGAGGTGCGTAAATTAAAGCCACTTGCACGAGTTCTTTCCACCGCCGATGTATGGATATGTGGTTTAAGACGAGAGCAGGCTGTGACAAGGAGTGCAATAGATGTTGTAGAGTGGGATAGTAATCATGGATTGATAAAAATAAATCCTCTGTACGAATGGACGGAATCTGATGTATGGGAATATGTGCGCCAGAATGATATACCATATAGTTCACTTCAGGATAAAGGGTTTAGGAGTATTGGTTGTGCTCCTTGTACAAGAGCGATTGACTCAACTGATGATATACGAGCAGGGCGATGGTGGTGGGAAGAGCCGGAACACAAAGAATGTGGCTTGCATAAAAGGGGCAAATAA
- a CDS encoding sulfurtransferase TusA family protein: MSKLSYTIPDSLDEEIEELELLIKKFSSGDITEGELKARRVPFGIYEQRRRGTYMVRIRCAAGVITPSQLRGVSLIALKYASGLLHVTTRQEIQIHDVVLDDLIAIVRELRSIGLSTRGGGGNTVRNVIAPWNAGIDSGEVFDVTPYAVALTSAITKRSDSWLLPRKYKIALVGSDKDAVSALINDLGFIAKIKNGEKGFQVFVAGGMGRKSATGHLLHDFVKADDIVIVTEAIKRVFSKYGNRKNKHAARLRFLWKTLGKDNFIQSYLQEREQLLSEGIGKLSVQSFSYEPKRVLSENSSSKSKGYELWKSRHVGAQKQNWYYSVRIPLKHGMIHAEKAKKLADYLIPFGESVIRFSGDQNIMLRHMPQSQLETIYRLSRRVSSLTDTAVLAGNSIACAGASTCQLGICRSRAALSEVMEWLQSGDADIDSVADVKMHLSGCSNSCGQHVIADLGFYGKVGRNGQHSYPVYAIVGGTEVTENNSLKLAEKIDEISAHDLPELVEEIIADYSTKKQKYDTFATYLKSEGNDLIRHKCDKLGDIPPFSENKAYYRDWGDTEIFSLAGKGNGECSAGLFDLIDIDLEKIKQLRLKIEKDDAVKPLDLYTLALLSSRMLLITKGVEAFNESDVFARFKEHFIDEDLIEVKFSTVVKAGRESKIDDFTNLKQNVFDLSEAVEKLYEGMDNSLQFKTPVQENEQLSQKNDNSSTDLQKDFRGVACPMNFVKTKLALSALKSGQILSVLLDEGSPIENVPRSVSAEGHEIVDQQKLDNYWKVVIKKK; the protein is encoded by the coding sequence ATGTCAAAGCTCAGCTATACAATACCAGATTCACTGGATGAAGAAATTGAAGAGCTTGAACTGCTTATAAAAAAGTTCAGCAGCGGGGATATAACTGAAGGAGAACTTAAGGCCCGACGGGTACCCTTTGGGATATATGAACAAAGGCGCAGAGGAACATATATGGTACGCATACGCTGTGCAGCAGGAGTCATTACACCTTCACAGCTAAGAGGGGTAAGCCTGATAGCTCTGAAGTATGCTTCAGGTTTGCTTCATGTCACTACGCGTCAGGAGATACAGATTCATGATGTAGTACTTGATGATCTCATAGCGATAGTGAGGGAGCTTAGGAGTATTGGGCTGTCTACAAGAGGTGGTGGTGGTAATACTGTTCGTAATGTTATTGCACCCTGGAATGCCGGTATCGACAGTGGTGAGGTATTTGATGTTACCCCCTATGCTGTAGCTTTGACTTCGGCAATAACTAAACGTAGTGACTCATGGCTCCTTCCACGCAAGTACAAAATAGCACTTGTGGGGTCAGATAAAGATGCTGTAAGTGCATTAATTAATGATTTGGGTTTCATTGCGAAGATTAAAAATGGAGAAAAAGGGTTTCAGGTTTTTGTCGCGGGTGGAATGGGCCGTAAATCAGCAACGGGACATTTGCTTCACGACTTTGTAAAAGCCGATGACATAGTAATAGTCACAGAAGCAATAAAAAGAGTGTTCTCCAAATATGGTAACAGAAAGAATAAACATGCTGCACGGTTACGTTTTTTATGGAAAACTTTAGGAAAAGACAATTTTATTCAGAGTTATTTGCAGGAAAGAGAACAGTTGCTGAGTGAAGGTATCGGTAAACTATCGGTTCAGAGTTTTTCTTATGAGCCTAAAAGAGTACTATCCGAAAACAGCAGCAGTAAATCCAAGGGTTATGAGCTTTGGAAATCTCGTCATGTTGGCGCTCAGAAACAGAATTGGTACTATTCAGTTAGAATACCTCTTAAACATGGTATGATTCACGCAGAGAAAGCAAAAAAACTTGCCGATTATCTGATTCCGTTTGGGGAAAGCGTGATAAGATTTTCTGGTGACCAGAATATAATGTTGCGTCATATGCCCCAGTCTCAACTTGAAACAATCTACAGGTTATCACGTAGGGTTTCATCGCTGACAGATACTGCCGTTTTAGCAGGAAATAGTATTGCCTGCGCAGGAGCTTCAACCTGCCAGTTGGGTATTTGCAGATCAAGGGCGGCTTTAAGTGAGGTTATGGAGTGGCTTCAAAGCGGTGATGCTGATATAGACAGTGTTGCTGATGTAAAAATGCATTTGTCAGGATGCTCAAACAGCTGCGGACAGCATGTAATTGCAGATTTGGGATTTTACGGCAAAGTTGGCAGAAACGGCCAACACAGTTATCCTGTCTATGCAATAGTTGGTGGAACTGAAGTTACTGAAAACAATAGTCTTAAACTTGCAGAGAAAATCGATGAGATAAGTGCACATGATTTACCTGAGCTTGTTGAGGAAATTATTGCTGATTATAGTACCAAAAAGCAAAAGTATGACACATTTGCGACTTATTTGAAATCAGAGGGAAATGACTTAATAAGGCACAAATGTGATAAACTGGGAGACATTCCACCTTTTAGCGAAAATAAAGCGTATTACCGCGATTGGGGTGATACGGAAATCTTTTCGCTTGCAGGCAAGGGAAACGGAGAGTGTTCTGCTGGTTTATTTGATCTTATAGACATAGATCTCGAAAAGATCAAACAGCTACGCTTAAAAATCGAAAAAGATGATGCAGTAAAACCATTGGATTTATATACTCTGGCACTTCTAAGTTCAAGAATGTTACTGATAACTAAGGGAGTAGAAGCCTTCAATGAAAGTGATGTTTTTGCCAGGTTTAAAGAACATTTTATTGACGAAGACTTGATAGAAGTAAAATTTAGTACTGTTGTAAAAGCAGGCCGGGAAAGTAAAATAGACGATTTTACAAATTTAAAACAAAACGTTTTTGACTTGTCTGAGGCGGTCGAGAAACTGTATGAAGGAATGGACAATTCACTTCAGTTCAAAACCCCGGTGCAAGAAAATGAACAGTTATCACAAAAGAACGATAATAGTTCTACCGATTTGCAGAAGGATTTCAGAGGGGTCGCATGTCCGATGAATTTCGTAAAAACCAAGCTTGCACTTTCTGCTCTTAAGAGTGGTCAGATACTTTCGGTATTACTCGATGAAGGGTCACCAATAGAAAATGTACCCCGCTCGGTTTCTGCAGAGGGACATGAAATTGTTGATCAGCAAAAACTGGATAATTACTGGAAAGTTGTTATAAAGAAAAAATAG
- a CDS encoding M67 family metallopeptidase: protein MLTIEPSVYDSLIEHSRKDAPVEACGYLAEKNGIVTLAFPLTNTDASSEHYSLDPKEQFETVRHIRSKGMKLRAVYHSHPQTPARPSQEDIRLAYDPNLSYVIVSLADKAPVIKSFIIVKGDVKTEEIEIVPDTVNE, encoded by the coding sequence ATGTTAACGATAGAACCAAGTGTTTACGATTCACTCATAGAGCATTCAAGGAAGGATGCACCTGTTGAGGCTTGCGGTTATCTGGCAGAGAAAAATGGTATTGTCACACTCGCTTTTCCGTTGACCAATACTGATGCCTCTTCGGAGCATTATTCATTGGATCCAAAGGAACAGTTTGAGACTGTTCGACATATCAGATCGAAGGGAATGAAACTGCGAGCGGTATATCATAGTCACCCGCAAACGCCCGCAAGACCATCACAGGAGGATATCAGGCTTGCATATGATCCTAATCTGAGTTATGTAATAGTCTCCCTGGCTGATAAAGCTCCAGTGATTAAATCGTTCATAATAGTTAAGGGTGATGTAAAAACAGAAGAAATCGAAATTGTTCCTGATACCGTAAATGAGTAG